In Flavobacterium sp., a single window of DNA contains:
- a CDS encoding alkaline phosphatase, producing MKKIFTLFCLQFFLFVQAQEYSSSNIHSHNDYASPLPFYGAYSNEAGVIEADVFLVNNELFVAHNFKDISPDNTLKNMYLEPLSSKLKNLGSKAYPSNKPLILMIDIKSEANSTLKVIADQLKNYLQIISNQNIKVVISGNRPNPAEWKNYPLFIYFDGRLNEEYSPEQLARVEMISEDLKEITVWNGKGVLTQTDLEKIQSIIKKVHNQNKKIRFWATQDNVNTWMTLMNLKVDFIGTDNVSELTHFIKNIKSTFYQNTEFHQAYVPKNVSAFAKKKPKNVILLIGDGMGLTQIYSGYTVNKGQLSLFNIPTQGLSITKASDSYITDSAAGATAMATGHKTNNRFISVDENGKPLELITQQLAKKNYKTAIISAGNITDATPAAFYAHQLERSLSEPIANDFLSNLSDILIGGGTKEFNARKDGKDLSQALVEKGYTFADKFSSLDTIKNNRFVVLDDAAVVSMKNGRGDFLTKSFIKTVNTFSKSKNPFFIMAEGAQIDYGGHSNNVEYVVREMLDFDKLVGQAMEFVDNNPETLLIVTADHETGGLSLIDGSITKGYVQGSFSTNDHTAVPVPVFAYGAGAQNFSGVYQNTEIYKKILEAISK from the coding sequence ATGAAAAAAATATTTACCCTTTTTTGCCTTCAGTTTTTCCTGTTTGTGCAGGCACAGGAATACAGTTCTTCAAACATCCATTCGCATAACGATTATGCTAGTCCGCTTCCTTTTTATGGAGCTTATTCAAATGAAGCCGGTGTTATAGAAGCCGATGTTTTTCTGGTAAATAATGAGTTGTTTGTAGCGCATAATTTTAAAGATATTTCGCCAGACAACACCTTAAAAAATATGTATCTGGAACCGCTTTCTTCAAAATTAAAAAATTTAGGAAGTAAAGCTTATCCAAGTAATAAACCGCTGATTTTAATGATCGATATTAAGTCAGAAGCAAATTCGACATTAAAAGTAATTGCCGATCAGTTAAAAAACTATCTGCAAATTATATCCAATCAAAATATAAAAGTGGTCATTTCCGGAAACAGACCAAATCCAGCAGAATGGAAAAATTATCCGTTGTTTATTTATTTTGACGGAAGACTGAATGAAGAATATTCACCAGAGCAATTGGCACGCGTAGAAATGATCAGCGAAGATTTAAAAGAAATTACGGTTTGGAACGGTAAAGGAGTTTTAACTCAAACCGATCTGGAAAAAATCCAGTCTATTATTAAAAAAGTTCACAATCAAAACAAAAAAATACGATTTTGGGCAACGCAGGATAATGTAAATACATGGATGACGTTGATGAATTTAAAAGTTGATTTTATAGGAACAGATAACGTTTCGGAATTGACGCATTTTATCAAAAATATCAAATCAACATTCTATCAAAACACAGAATTTCATCAGGCGTATGTTCCTAAAAATGTTTCGGCTTTCGCCAAAAAGAAACCCAAAAATGTTATTCTGTTAATTGGTGACGGAATGGGATTAACACAGATTTATTCGGGTTATACGGTTAATAAAGGGCAGTTAAGTCTTTTCAACATTCCAACTCAGGGATTATCTATAACCAAAGCATCTGACAGTTATATTACAGATTCGGCAGCCGGTGCAACAGCAATGGCAACGGGACATAAAACCAATAACCGGTTTATAAGTGTTGACGAAAACGGAAAACCTCTGGAATTAATCACACAGCAATTAGCTAAGAAAAATTACAAAACGGCTATTATTTCTGCAGGAAATATTACAGATGCCACTCCGGCCGCTTTTTATGCACATCAACTGGAAAGAAGTTTAAGTGAACCTATTGCCAATGATTTTTTAAGCAATCTGTCGGATATTTTAATAGGAGGTGGAACTAAAGAATTTAATGCCAGAAAAGATGGAAAAGATTTATCTCAAGCATTAGTTGAAAAAGGATATACGTTTGCAGATAAATTTAGCTCTTTGGATACTATTAAAAACAACAGATTTGTAGTTTTAGATGATGCTGCGGTAGTTTCTATGAAAAATGGAAGAGGAGATTTTCTAACCAAATCTTTTATAAAAACGGTTAACACTTTTTCAAAATCTAAAAATCCGTTTTTTATTATGGCCGAAGGAGCACAAATCGATTACGGCGGACATAGTAATAATGTAGAATACGTAGTGCGAGAAATGCTTGATTTTGACAAATTAGTGGGGCAGGCAATGGAATTTGTGGATAATAATCCGGAAACCCTTTTGATTGTAACAGCCGATCACGAAACGGGCGGACTTTCATTAATTGACGGAAGTATTACAAAAGGATACGTTCAGGGAAGTTTCAGTACAAATGATCATACAGCGGTTCCAGTTCCGGTTTTTGCGTATGGAGCAGGGGCACAAAACTTTTCAGGAGTTTATCAAAATACTGAAATTTATAAAAAAATTCTGGAAGCGATTTCTAAATAG
- a CDS encoding RagB/SusD family nutrient uptake outer membrane protein, with the protein MKKISFLVLSFVLLISTSACESELDVIPQGAPSSGNFWKTPADAQAGVNAIYALYSDDNMYGRGFFWLNNASDDIGTKPRQNAERIKNFIVDGSESDTKDIWRIHYEIMKRCNDVIRNIPNIPLDEKTRNGMLGEAYFNHAVMHLELAYRYGDDRAGIPIQDRANFTNVYVPRAKNVAENYAYIAADLIKAADLLPYFNEMTPDNYGRAHKTAAWAYLVRTYLYAKDWDNAIKYANMIVASGKHKLLDNFEDVFKIKNNWSSEYIWSVTSSAENTGLGSIFPGVCLEDKGWGAYNGWGNFYPTKELFDTYDPTDKRRSATILQKGDKFVYFGQEVTFNEGNYIVSSSNRTGYQFKKYMEPFSYPKTNSGAVDIRYVNANGDKPSTALNVPLLRYADVILMLAEAKLMKGQNADTEINMIRRRAGLTDISGATLTDLKRERRCELAGEWTDRHFDLVRWGDAKDTYAKPLHHYNGTVIYPGRNFNPAIHHVWPIPPDEIAVSKGALTQNQGW; encoded by the coding sequence ATGAAAAAAATAAGCTTTTTAGTATTGAGTTTTGTGCTTTTAATAAGCACTTCGGCTTGCGAAAGTGAACTTGACGTTATTCCGCAGGGAGCACCGTCAAGCGGAAATTTCTGGAAAACTCCGGCAGATGCACAGGCGGGAGTAAATGCCATTTATGCTTTGTATTCTGATGATAATATGTACGGACGTGGTTTCTTTTGGTTAAATAATGCCAGCGATGACATCGGAACAAAACCAAGACAAAATGCAGAACGTATCAAAAATTTTATTGTCGACGGGTCAGAATCGGATACAAAAGATATCTGGAGAATACATTATGAAATTATGAAACGTTGCAACGATGTAATTCGCAATATTCCGAATATTCCTTTAGACGAAAAAACAAGAAACGGAATGTTGGGAGAAGCCTATTTTAACCACGCTGTAATGCACTTAGAATTAGCTTATCGTTATGGAGATGATCGTGCAGGAATTCCAATTCAGGACAGAGCAAACTTCACAAATGTTTACGTACCGCGTGCTAAAAATGTTGCCGAAAATTATGCGTACATCGCCGCCGATTTAATTAAAGCTGCTGATTTACTGCCTTATTTTAATGAAATGACACCAGATAATTACGGACGTGCACATAAAACGGCTGCCTGGGCTTATTTAGTACGTACGTATTTGTATGCAAAAGACTGGGACAATGCCATTAAATATGCTAATATGATTGTAGCCAGCGGAAAACACAAATTGCTTGACAATTTTGAGGATGTTTTTAAAATTAAAAACAACTGGTCATCAGAATATATCTGGTCTGTTACTTCAAGTGCTGAAAATACAGGTTTGGGTTCTATTTTTCCGGGAGTTTGTTTAGAAGATAAAGGCTGGGGAGCTTACAACGGCTGGGGAAATTTTTATCCAACAAAAGAATTGTTTGACACCTATGATCCAACAGATAAAAGGAGAAGCGCTACGATACTTCAAAAAGGAGACAAATTCGTTTATTTTGGACAGGAAGTAACTTTTAATGAAGGAAATTATATTGTAAGTTCAAGTAACAGAACAGGTTATCAGTTTAAAAAATATATGGAACCGTTTAGTTATCCAAAAACAAATTCGGGAGCAGTAGATATTCGTTATGTAAATGCTAACGGAGACAAACCTTCTACAGCTTTAAATGTTCCGCTTTTACGTTATGCTGATGTTATTTTAATGCTGGCAGAAGCTAAATTAATGAAAGGTCAAAATGCTGATACCGAAATTAATATGATTCGTCGTCGTGCTGGTCTTACCGATATTTCAGGAGCTACTTTAACTGATTTAAAAAGAGAAAGACGCTGCGAATTAGCAGGCGAATGGACAGATCGTCATTTTGATTTAGTTCGCTGGGGCGATGCAAAAGATACTTACGCAAAACCGCTTCACCATTATAACGGAACTGTAATTTATCCGGGTCGTAATTTTAATCCGGCAATTCACCACGTATGGCCAATTCCGCCAGATGAAATCGCAGTTAGCAAAGGTGCTCTAACTCAAAACCAAGGATGGTAA
- a CDS encoding SusC/RagA family TonB-linked outer membrane protein: MNEKQKRYVVKFQSIKKAVWAKAILFIALFFTGLINAKNIDFDKKVTLKVENESLKNVFQKIENQANVHFMYESNQVNTTQKISLKLTNVTLEQALDKICGNFLLRYEIINNNVVIKKSLKVSAVDQNKIIVSGIVYSSDDNMPLPGVGIKDKNSNATTATDFDGTFKMEINASEAVLVFSYVGYATQEVKVTQSGNITVKLAADMKQLQEVVVMGYGSVKKNEVLGAVGSVSMKETSSRTYNNAGELLQGTVAGVTVINDGGDPTASPTINIRGIGSLNAETPLIVLDGIIYSGSLNTINPNDIASISVLKDAASAAIYGARASGGVILITSKKGISDKINVNVNYQGGFQNVAKKLDVLNAAEYADAMNTARDNAGLPRIPAFDTAFEPTARTTKTNWMDEIFRTGEIQDLSLSINGKTEKSNFFLSGSYRRNEGILLNTFSNRYTVRANSSFKLADNFTIGENLSYSLTDGQTANTASAYTGAILGAIFYPPNATIYREDGSGQFGGVPEKYIGSYGDVINPVAYLKRLDNRNPISTVLINPYAEWEIVPGLKVKSNWGYTRIQDNATDFTVKITEPGKIFDFNRLTKKSMTITDLLSEQTVSYEKSFGKHNFKALAGYTYQETKRDYYTIEGTGFDNEDPSQRYLLNAKLIQQTGAGLSDEIISSYVGRLNYDFNQKYLLSGIVRRDGTSKLLQNNRWKVYPSVSAGWLISEEEFMKSINPIVSTLKLRASWGQIGNLGNLGPYQFSVPLTQTQALIGATPVINYGYAESELSNPNLKWESSEQTNIGLDFAMFNNTLLGSVDAYVKTNKDMLVRDQLPGVSGTPLGRIVNSGDVENKGIEVSLTYQKTRGEFKFDVTANAGFLSNKIVSIKDDLTSLEPLNLSRVRSLPLANIYQVGSPVGAFYGYRTDGLFQSNEEAKAYVNSNGVAYQPNAVAGDFKFRDENGDGVINNSDRVVLGSPFPKTTYSLNANFKWKGFDMNIFFNGAAGNSVFNAVKHTGLNASFPGYNLLAESKNAWSPTNRDTDIPVLSSTDNNNNFGRISDFYVEDASFLRLKNLSLGYIVKENWLNGKAKLRFFVSGQNLFTITKYSGMDPEVGLKNFGMDLGKYPLSRIYMTGVNATF, from the coding sequence TGTATGGGCAAAAGCAATCCTGTTTATTGCTTTGTTTTTTACCGGTTTAATAAACGCAAAAAACATTGATTTTGACAAAAAAGTAACTTTAAAAGTTGAAAATGAAAGCCTGAAAAATGTTTTTCAGAAAATTGAAAATCAGGCTAATGTACATTTTATGTACGAATCAAATCAGGTAAATACCACTCAGAAAATTAGTTTAAAACTCACTAATGTTACGCTAGAGCAGGCATTAGATAAAATATGCGGTAACTTTTTATTACGATATGAAATCATCAATAATAATGTTGTGATTAAGAAAAGTTTAAAAGTTTCTGCAGTCGATCAAAATAAAATTATAGTTTCCGGAATCGTTTACAGCAGTGATGATAATATGCCATTGCCGGGCGTTGGAATTAAAGATAAAAATTCAAACGCCACTACAGCAACAGATTTCGACGGAACTTTTAAAATGGAAATCAATGCTTCAGAAGCTGTTCTTGTTTTTTCATACGTAGGTTACGCAACGCAAGAAGTAAAAGTAACCCAATCAGGAAACATTACTGTAAAATTAGCTGCCGATATGAAACAGCTTCAGGAAGTGGTAGTTATGGGGTATGGAAGCGTAAAAAAGAATGAAGTTTTAGGAGCTGTAGGTTCTGTTTCTATGAAAGAAACTTCAAGCAGAACCTATAACAATGCCGGCGAATTATTGCAGGGAACGGTTGCAGGTGTTACGGTTATTAATGATGGAGGAGACCCAACAGCTTCACCAACAATCAATATTCGTGGAATTGGATCTTTAAATGCCGAAACGCCTTTAATTGTTTTAGACGGAATTATTTACAGTGGTTCATTAAATACCATAAATCCAAATGACATTGCTTCGATAAGTGTTTTAAAAGATGCGGCTTCGGCGGCGATTTATGGAGCGAGAGCTTCAGGAGGGGTAATTTTAATTACTTCTAAAAAAGGAATCTCAGATAAAATTAATGTAAATGTAAATTATCAGGGAGGTTTTCAAAATGTAGCAAAAAAGTTGGACGTTTTAAACGCTGCTGAATATGCTGACGCCATGAATACAGCCAGAGATAATGCAGGTTTACCAAGAATTCCGGCTTTTGATACGGCATTTGAACCAACAGCCCGAACAACAAAAACAAACTGGATGGACGAAATTTTCCGTACAGGAGAAATTCAGGATTTATCCCTTTCTATCAACGGAAAAACAGAAAAATCAAATTTCTTTCTTTCAGGAAGTTATAGAAGAAACGAAGGAATTTTGTTAAACACTTTCAGCAACCGTTATACGGTAAGAGCCAATTCTTCTTTTAAACTGGCAGATAATTTTACAATTGGAGAAAACTTATCATATTCTTTAACAGACGGGCAGACTGCTAATACAGCAAGTGCGTATACAGGAGCCATTTTAGGAGCGATTTTCTATCCGCCAAATGCTACAATTTACAGAGAAGATGGTTCGGGACAATTTGGAGGAGTTCCTGAAAAATACATCGGTTCTTATGGAGACGTAATTAATCCGGTTGCGTATTTAAAAAGATTAGACAACAGAAACCCAATTTCGACCGTTTTAATTAATCCTTATGCAGAATGGGAAATTGTTCCGGGTTTAAAAGTTAAATCAAACTGGGGTTACACAAGAATTCAGGATAATGCAACTGATTTTACAGTAAAAATTACAGAACCGGGAAAAATATTCGACTTTAACCGTTTGACTAAAAAGTCGATGACCATTACTGATTTATTGAGTGAACAGACAGTTTCTTACGAAAAGTCATTCGGAAAACACAATTTCAAAGCTTTAGCCGGATATACGTATCAGGAAACGAAAAGAGATTATTATACCATTGAAGGAACTGGTTTTGACAACGAAGATCCGTCTCAGCGTTATTTATTAAATGCAAAATTAATTCAGCAGACTGGAGCAGGTTTATCTGATGAGATTATTTCATCTTATGTTGGAAGGTTAAATTACGATTTCAATCAGAAATATTTATTATCAGGAATTGTACGTCGCGACGGAACATCAAAACTTTTACAAAATAATCGTTGGAAAGTCTATCCATCAGTTTCGGCAGGATGGTTAATTTCTGAAGAAGAATTCATGAAAAGCATCAACCCGATTGTAAGCACTTTAAAACTTCGTGCAAGCTGGGGACAAATAGGAAACTTAGGAAATCTTGGACCATATCAGTTTAGTGTGCCTCTTACTCAGACTCAGGCTTTAATTGGTGCTACTCCGGTAATCAATTACGGTTATGCCGAAAGCGAATTATCAAATCCAAATTTAAAATGGGAAAGTTCTGAGCAGACTAACATAGGTTTAGATTTTGCCATGTTCAACAATACTTTGTTAGGTTCTGTTGATGCTTATGTAAAAACAAACAAAGACATGTTAGTTCGTGACCAGTTACCGGGAGTTTCAGGAACGCCTCTTGGCCGAATTGTAAACTCTGGAGATGTTGAAAATAAAGGGATCGAAGTAAGTTTAACATACCAAAAAACTCGTGGCGAATTTAAGTTTGATGTAACAGCAAACGCAGGATTTTTGAGCAACAAAATTGTTTCTATTAAAGATGATTTAACTTCATTAGAACCATTAAACCTTAGCAGAGTTCGTAGTTTGCCTTTAGCGAATATTTATCAGGTTGGAAGTCCGGTTGGTGCTTTCTACGGATACAGAACAGACGGTTTATTTCAAAGTAATGAAGAAGCAAAAGCCTATGTAAACTCAAATGGAGTAGCATATCAGCCAAATGCTGTTGCCGGAGATTTTAAATTTAGAGATGAAAACGGAGACGGTGTAATCAACAACAGCGACAGAGTAGTATTAGGAAGTCCTTTTCCAAAAACAACTTACAGCTTAAACGCCAACTTCAAATGGAAAGGTTTTGATATGAATATCTTTTTTAACGGAGCAGCAGGAAATAGTGTTTTCAATGCCGTTAAACACACAGGTTTAAATGCTTCTTTCCCAGGATATAATTTATTGGCAGAATCTAAAAATGCATGGTCGCCAACAAACAGAGATACCGATATTCCGGTATTGTCATCAACAGACAACAATAATAATTTCGGAAGAATCTCAGACTTTTATGTTGAAGACGCTTCTTTCTTAAGATTAAAAAACCTTTCTCTAGGCTATATAGTTAAAGAAAACTGGTTAAACGGAAAAGCAAAATTAAGATTCTTTGTTTCTGGACAAAACTTGTTTACCATCACCAAATACTCAGGAATGGATCCGGAAGTTGGTCTTAAAAACTTCGGAATGGATTTAGGTAAATATCCACTTTCCCGTATTTATATGACGGGTGTAAACGCAACATTTTAA